A portion of the Granulosicoccus antarcticus IMCC3135 genome contains these proteins:
- a CDS encoding 2Fe-2S iron-sulfur cluster-binding protein produces the protein MRKHKVTLRNRNGVSFEVGENEAIIDVVEAAGYVLPIGCRYGGCITCAAKMISGSVRQPQATAINKRQSSEGYVLLCVARPKEDCVFDVGVESHDRLYTNPFASAAAVDQLERVRGK, from the coding sequence ATGCGTAAACACAAGGTGACGCTTCGGAATCGTAATGGCGTGAGCTTCGAAGTCGGTGAGAACGAGGCAATTATCGATGTTGTCGAGGCGGCGGGCTACGTATTGCCTATCGGCTGTCGCTACGGCGGCTGCATTACCTGCGCTGCCAAAATGATCTCGGGGTCGGTTCGTCAGCCCCAGGCCACTGCGATCAACAAACGGCAGTCGTCCGAAGGCTATGTGCTGCTCTGTGTGGCTCGTCCCAAAGAAGATTGCGTCTTCGACGTTGGTGTCGAAAGCCATGACAGGCTTTACACAAATCCTTTCGCCAGCGCCGCTGCTGTCGATCAACTTGAACGAGTC